From a single Verrucomicrobiia bacterium genomic region:
- a CDS encoding quinone oxidoreductase translates to MPHAIQIRQTGGPEVLNWTPIEVGEPGSGQVRLRQAAAGLNYIDIYHRTGYYSQPLPFIPGLEGAGTVEAIGQDVRGVKVGDRVAYAGPAGGYSEVRLIEADRLVRLPDAISFDQAAAMMLQGMTAQVLIRQVYPVKVGDLILVHAAAGGTGLILCQWAAALGATVIGTVSTEAKAELAHAHGCKHTILYSKQDFVAEVSRISGGEKLPVVFDSVGKDTFLRSLDCLRPRGLMVTFGQASGPIDPIAPVLLSQKGSLFLTRPLLFHYIARREELEASASELFNVVASGKVRINVNQRFALKDAADAHKALEARATSGSTILTIQPSIQRSLP, encoded by the coding sequence CAGACCGGCGGTCCCGAGGTTCTGAACTGGACACCGATCGAGGTCGGTGAGCCCGGGTCGGGTCAGGTGCGCCTGCGACAGGCGGCGGCGGGCCTCAACTACATCGATATTTATCACCGCACGGGATATTACTCGCAGCCGCTTCCCTTTATTCCGGGTCTCGAAGGTGCCGGGACTGTCGAGGCGATCGGGCAGGATGTGCGTGGTGTGAAAGTCGGCGATCGGGTGGCCTATGCCGGTCCCGCCGGTGGCTATTCCGAGGTGCGGCTCATCGAAGCCGATCGACTGGTGCGCTTGCCGGATGCGATCTCCTTCGATCAAGCAGCCGCGATGATGCTCCAGGGTATGACTGCTCAGGTGCTGATCCGGCAGGTTTATCCGGTCAAGGTGGGTGACTTGATCCTCGTGCACGCCGCCGCCGGCGGGACCGGGCTCATTCTCTGTCAGTGGGCGGCCGCTCTCGGCGCGACGGTCATTGGTACCGTTTCGACAGAAGCCAAGGCCGAATTGGCTCACGCCCACGGCTGCAAACACACCATCCTCTATTCCAAACAGGATTTCGTGGCAGAAGTTTCCCGGATCTCCGGCGGCGAGAAACTGCCGGTGGTCTTCGATTCCGTCGGCAAGGATACCTTCTTACGCTCGCTCGATTGTCTACGACCACGCGGATTGATGGTGACGTTCGGACAAGCTTCCGGTCCAATCGACCCTATTGCACCCGTCCTACTGTCGCAGAAGGGTTCGCTCTTTCTGACACGGCCTTTGCTCTTCCACTACATCGCGCGGCGAGAAGAGCTTGAAGCTTCCGCTAGCGAGTTGTTCAATGTGGTGGCTTCGGGAAAGGTGCGCATTAACGTCAATCAGCGCTTTGCGCTCAAGGATGCCGCCGACGCCCACAAGGCCTTGGAAGCGCGCGCAACCTCGGGCTCCACCATCCTGACCATCCAACCCAGTATCCAAAGGAGTCTGCCATGA
- a CDS encoding PhzF family phenazine biosynthesis protein — MPVLQYVHLDVFTNQPFTGNQLAVFLDAAGIDEQRMQRIANEMCLPETTFVLPPEAPGTDARVRIFTPSQELPMAGSPTIGTTFALAGAGRLRAGTDKAVLDLNIGPITVGLEWGPSALCYAWMTQPLPASGPVIADAGAIAAALGLQPGDLSGRDLPVEIASSGLPFVYVALKSRAAVDAAVLDRAKLGALLRAVHLEEHPVFLFSPETASDGATVYSRMFAPSLGIPEDPGTGSASGPLGAYLFQHNAVPAGTATRLVSLQGVRMGRPCRIQIALSSRAGVLEEVRVGGQAVVVGEGTLRG, encoded by the coding sequence ATGCCTGTTCTTCAGTACGTCCATCTCGATGTTTTTACGAATCAACCATTCACGGGCAACCAGTTAGCCGTGTTCCTCGATGCCGCAGGAATTGACGAACAGCGGATGCAGCGGATCGCGAATGAAATGTGTCTCCCCGAAACCACGTTTGTATTGCCTCCCGAGGCTCCCGGCACCGACGCGCGCGTCCGCATTTTCACACCCTCCCAGGAGCTCCCGATGGCTGGGAGCCCGACGATCGGAACGACCTTTGCGCTCGCGGGAGCAGGACGGCTGCGCGCTGGGACCGATAAAGCCGTGCTGGACCTGAATATCGGACCAATCACCGTGGGGCTCGAGTGGGGTCCGAGCGCGCTGTGCTATGCCTGGATGACGCAACCCCTCCCCGCCTCGGGCCCTGTTATCGCCGACGCCGGTGCAATCGCCGCCGCACTCGGCCTTCAGCCCGGCGACCTTTCCGGGAGGGATTTGCCAGTGGAGATCGCTTCCTCTGGCCTCCCGTTTGTGTACGTTGCGCTAAAGTCACGCGCGGCGGTCGATGCGGCGGTTCTCGATCGTGCGAAGCTGGGTGCGTTACTCCGCGCGGTGCACCTCGAAGAGCACCCGGTTTTCTTGTTCTCGCCCGAGACGGCCAGTGATGGCGCCACGGTGTACAGTCGCATGTTCGCTCCCAGCCTCGGCATTCCGGAGGATCCCGGCACCGGCAGCGCAAGCGGACCGCTGGGCGCCTATCTATTCCAGCACAACGCCGTGCCAGCCGGCACGGCCACGCGGCTCGTGAGCCTGCAGGGTGTCCGGATGGGCCGCCCATGCCGCATTCAAATTGCGCTCTCCAGTCGTGCCGGAGTCCTCGAGGAGGTGCGGGTCGGTGGCCAGGCGGTAGTTGTCGGCGAAGGAACACTCCGCGGATAG
- a CDS encoding Rid family detoxifying hydrolase, whose protein sequence is MSKTAITSPELAPPVGPFSQAIEVGGFIYFSGQVGQNPATGKVVDGGIAAETERVFQNLSAVLKAAGKSFDHVVRAGVYLTSMSDYVALNGIYAKHFSQPFPARTVIAVAALPLGACVEIDLVVKA, encoded by the coding sequence ATGAGCAAGACCGCAATTACCTCGCCCGAACTCGCGCCGCCGGTCGGCCCGTTTTCCCAGGCGATCGAAGTCGGTGGTTTCATCTATTTCAGCGGTCAGGTCGGCCAAAACCCGGCCACCGGCAAGGTAGTCGATGGGGGCATTGCGGCCGAGACGGAGCGCGTCTTCCAGAACCTCTCGGCGGTTCTCAAGGCGGCCGGAAAGAGTTTCGATCACGTTGTGCGCGCCGGTGTGTATCTCACCAGCATGAGTGATTACGTGGCGTTGAATGGCATTTACGCCAAGCATTTCAGTCAACCCTTTCCCGCCCGTACGGTGATCGCGGTGGCCGCGCTGCCGCTAGGAGCCTGCGTTGAGATCGACCTCGTCGTCAAGGCTTGA